Proteins encoded by one window of Perca fluviatilis chromosome 13, GENO_Pfluv_1.0, whole genome shotgun sequence:
- the psmb4 gene encoding proteasome subunit beta type-4: MESTGLKMSFWENGPKPGQFYSFPGSSSGTSCGPVRHTLNPMVTGTSVLGVKFTGGVIIAADMLGSYGSLARFRNISRLMKVNDSTILGASGDYADYQHLKQIIEQMVIDEELLGDGHSYSPKAVHSWLTRVMYNRRSKMNPLWNTVVIGGFYNGESFLGYVDKLGVAYEAPTVATGFGAYLAQPLMREVVENKAEITKQEARDLVERCLKVLYYRDARSYNRHEIAIVTEEGVEIIGPLSSETNWDIAHMVSGFE, from the exons ATGGAGTCGACAGGACTGAAGATGAGTTTCTGGGAGAACGGACCAAAGCCCGGCCAGTTTTACTCTTTCCCCGGCAGCAGCAGCGGGACATCATGCGGaccggtcagacacacact TAACCCCATGGTCACCGGGACGTCGGTGCTCGGCGTGAAGTTCACCGGCGGCGTCATCATCGCGGCGGACATGTTGGGCTCGTACGGCTCGCTCGCTCGCTTCAGGAACATCTCCCGCCTCATGAAG GTGAACGACAGCACCATCCTGGGCGCCTCCGGAGACTACGCCGACTACCAGCATCTCAAACAGATCATCGAGCAGATGGT CATCGACGAGGAGCTGCTGGGGGACGGCCACAGCTACAGCCCCAAGGCGGTCCACTCGTGGCTGACCCGCGTGATGTACAACCGGCGCAGCAAGATGAACCCGCTGTGGAACACGGTGGTGATCGGAGGCTTCTACAACGGAGAGag TTTCCTAGGTTATGTGGACAAGCTGGGCGTGGCCTATGAGGCGCCCACGGTGGCCACGGGCTTCGGAGCGTACCTGGCTCAG CCCCTGATGAGGGAGGTGGTGGAGAACAAGGCCGAGATCACCAAGCAGGAGGCCCGGGACCTGGTGGAGCGCTGCCTCAAAGTGCTCTACTACCGAGACGCTCGCTCCTACAACCGG cacGAGATCGCCATAGTAACAGAAGAGGGCGTGGAGATCATCGGTCCTCTGTCTTCTGAGACCAACTGGGACATCGCTCACATGGTCAG tgGCTTTGAATGA